The Lasioglossum baleicum chromosome 15, iyLasBale1, whole genome shotgun sequence genome has a segment encoding these proteins:
- the LOC143216395 gene encoding uncharacterized protein LOC143216395 yields MTAQQEQKAHANSAPSLRDEQKSRNPVRRCFDWMTQCCRAPQRQKASKRTKDFWKRLKERVKRCRRKKKKNGVADETSTSAAGTPKSSETVHAKDYQSKHQTKDEVRLNGAIVEKHGKRTKSRKGRTKDGANFAKSTAGATSEKATSEENISSLMQEEGFPDFTKSCCYMCANAMALVGAMAATDKFHVSIQASDSFKETFDKSSDPMSYVRTVQSSVKVKMRNVGTHYSEGRRSKRPRLKLKNLKEGVSRKMPTMPTMPKMPTMPKMPRMPKMPNMKVVKKLVAQKNKARRASKPPKTRTVACGADTATKHTNTPQCMANRGAKCVREKK; encoded by the coding sequence atgacaGCACAGCAAGAACAAAAAGCTCATGCAAACTCTGCTCCGAGTCTTCGAGACGAACAAAAATCTCGCAATCCGGTGAGAAGATGTTTCGATTGGATGACTCAATGTTGCAGAGCACCACAACGTCAAAAAGCTTCGAAGAGGACGAAAGATTTTTGGAAGCGTCTGAAGGAAAGAGTAAAAAGATgtagaagaaaaaagaagaagaatggcGTTGCTGACGAAACTAGTACTTCGGCTGCAGGGACTCCAAAATCGAGTGAGACTGTACATGCAAAAGATTATCAGTCAAAACACCAGACGAAAGATGAGGTACGTTTGAACGGGGCTATAGTTGAAAAACATGGAAAACGTACAAAATCGCGAAAAGGAAGAACAAAAGATGGTGCAAATTTCGCAAAGTCTACAGCCGGGGCTACTTCAGAAAAAGCTACTTCAGAAGAAAACATTAGCTCTCTGATGCAAGAAGAAGGTTTCCCCGATTTTACGAAAAGTTGTTGTTACATGTGTGCCAACGCAATGGCACTTGTAGGTGCGATGGCTGCAACTGATAAATTCCACGTATCGATTCAAGCTTCTGATTCTTTTAAAGAGACATTTGATAAAAGTTCCGACCCGATGTCGTACGTAAGAACGGTGCAATCTTCTGTTAAAGTGAAAATGCGTAACGTTGGGACTCATTATTCGGAAGGAAGGAGATCCAAGAGACCTAGATTAAAGCTAaagaatctcaaggaaggagtTTCGCGTAAAATGCCGACAATGCCGACTATGCCGAAAATGCCGACAATGCCGAAAATGCCCAGAATGCCGAAAATGCCGAACATGAAAGTGGTGAAAAAGCTGGTAGCTCAGAAGAATAAAGCTCGGAGAGCTTCGAAGCCACCAAAAACGCGAACTGTTGCTTGCGGAGCAGACACAGCGACGAAACACACGAACACTCCGCAATGTATGGCGAATCGTGGAGCGAAATGCGTAAGggaaaagaaataa